The DNA sequence TATGGAACCcgataaacaaataaacaacactgttttttgcttattttatttcagcagatattaaaaaaaagaaaaaactatatATGAACATCCTTATGTTACAATATGTAAGTGTGAGCTGTGAGCCTACTGTATATCTGAGTGATTTACTTGGCTTCTGAAAAGCTGAAATTCAGTTGCAAAAAGTCAGTAACTTTTCTCATAAAAGTCCCAGGTTTTCCAGAATTCCCTGCCACAGGGTTTCAGATATGCCAGAAATGATCTGGAAACCTAAAAATGTCTGCAAAGTTACTTGAATGATACAACTATATGCTGAACTTGAGCATGGCGATATATCTTATTATAGTTCATACCGGCTGGGTGAGAACATGTAGAACCAGTTCTGTCCCTTATTTAATAGACCATTGAATATGCATTGAAAATGACTTTACATTAGTTTTCACCAGTCTGACTGGTTGACATTGACGGGCCTGAAGAAGAACAGATATTTACAGCAAGTGTACAGGCAGCCTCTACATCACTGGCTTGAGTCGGCGTTTATTAccgcatttattttgaaaagcctttattttgaaaggttTTCACTACAGTGTAACTTCGTAATTGGACGGTAGAGGGAGACAAACGTCCATGATAAAGTAACTGGAAAAAACGACATACTATTCCCCATTCTTTATGACTAGGGTTGAGTTGCCAGTTTTTATATGAACATTCCCTATTATGTATTTAAGTAATATCATTGCAATGAGAGAGTGCCGAACGGATTCAAGCAAAGATAATGTGTATGAGTGCATCAATAATCATAACCTCTTATTAATTGTATTCATGCTGGTCTGCATTCTAGCATCTTCTTGAATGCTTTCCTGAAGCTGTCATCCAGGAACGCATACAGAAAAGGGTTTAGACACGAGTTTGCGTAGCTCAAGCTAGTGATAAAATATGATATGCCGATGAGCAGCGGCGTGGTTCTCAGGTCGGTGGTGAGAGCCACGATGGTGCTGAGGTGAAACGGGGTCCAACAGAACAGACAAACGGCTAGAACTATAAAAACCATGATAGTTACTTTCTTTTTGGCTTTGTCCAGCGCTTTTGCGTTGGAGTTGAGGCGCATGTTCCTTAGTTTGTAGAGCATCATGGTGTAGAGGATACATATGGTTGACACGGGGATGGCGAAACCGAGGATCAGCATGTATATCCGACTGGCTTTGAACCACAGACTCTCCGGGCTCGGGAAGCTAAGGACACAGCTTTTCCGGTCCGAGTCGTCCGGGCTGATGTAGACCCCGGCGAAGACGGTGAATGGCATCACGATGAGGATCACGAGGATCCAGACGCACAGGCTGACTATCTTGGCCGCTCGGTAAGTACGATATGGCATGCGCTTAGAACGCACCGTCGCCAGGACTACCAGGTAACGGTCAATGCTCATAACCGTTAGGAAATAAATGCTGGAGAAAATGTTGTAGTGATCAATGCTCAGGATAATTTTACAGAGCACCTCTCCAAAGGGCCAGTAGTGCAGAAGGTGCTCGGCAATGTTTATGGGTAGAACCAAAGTAAATAGGTCGTCGGCTATTGCCaagtttaaaataaacatgttggTCACTGTCTTCATTTTGGGCGCTTTGAGGATAACGTAGATAACTGCCGTGTTCCCCGTTAGCCCCACGGCACATATCACGGAATATATTACCGGGAGGACCACGTAGAGGTCTGCGTAAAAATAAAACTCCGACGATGGCGTACAGTTGAGATCTGTCCGGTTAGTTGCGCTCAGATAATAGTCCATGGTTTCGTTACACACAGCTGGAGCTGCGCTGCGGCTGCTCGATGTAGATATATTCTCCATATTCGTAGTCTTCTAAGGCATCATATCACATatgaacaaaagaaaacacatgtttGTTCAGTGGTAAATAAACAGTTGTGAAGTGTCTTTTGGGCTGCTGTTTAGGTGGGCTCTTTGCTTTACGCACGCGTTGCGCATCACGAAAGCTGTGAACAACAAAATGATTGAATCGCAAATTAAATGCTATACATGGCAACAAACCTATTATACCGTAGGCTATACAAgtatattcaatacatttatatatgcACGTATAGGTACATTTAACCATAATTATTGCAACGGAATATAACAACTACCTACACAACGAGATTTGTcaagtcttttttttatattatcacTGGTACCATAATGCACGGATCAAGTAAAGTGCAGAGTTTGGAAATAGCCTACATCTTAAACAAAACAtcaataacccccccccccatccaccccCCGCACCCCTTCCCAAAGAAGAATAAATATGTCCTTCCTACCCAGCCATGGTATAGCTATGTACATTATTCTGATTCACAATCATATTTAAGGTGGGATTTGTGcagaacaaatacaaatacaatcaaAGTATTTTAGCGACTTACCGCGCTCATGGAGGATCTGTCTTCCCCCCTCCGCTTTCTGTCTGGGTGAGCAACGCGAGCTGGAGCTGTCCACTTCCCAAGTGGCTGGATTTAGGGGAGAACACGGACGAGTGACGTCAGTGCAAAAAGC is a window from the Esox lucius isolate fEsoLuc1 chromosome 12, fEsoLuc1.pri, whole genome shotgun sequence genome containing:
- the npbwr2b gene encoding neuropeptides B/W receptor type 2b isoform X1; this translates as MSAKTTNMENISTSSSRSAAPAVCNETMDYYLSATNRTDLNCTPSSEFYFYADLYVVLPVIYSVICAVGLTGNTAVIYVILKAPKMKTVTNMFILNLAIADDLFTLVLPINIAEHLLHYWPFGEVLCKIILSIDHYNIFSSIYFLTVMSIDRYLVVLATVRSKRMPYRTYRAAKIVSLCVWILVILIVMPFTVFAGVYISPDDSDRKSCVLSFPSPESLWFKASRIYMLILGFAIPVSTICILYTMMLYKLRNMRLNSNAKALDKAKKKVTIMVFIVLAVCLFCWTPFHLSTIVALTTDLRTTPLLIGISYFITSLSYANSCLNPFLYAFLDDSFRKAFKKMLECRPA
- the npbwr2b gene encoding neuropeptides B/W receptor type 2b isoform X2; the protein is MENISTSSSRSAAPAVCNETMDYYLSATNRTDLNCTPSSEFYFYADLYVVLPVIYSVICAVGLTGNTAVIYVILKAPKMKTVTNMFILNLAIADDLFTLVLPINIAEHLLHYWPFGEVLCKIILSIDHYNIFSSIYFLTVMSIDRYLVVLATVRSKRMPYRTYRAAKIVSLCVWILVILIVMPFTVFAGVYISPDDSDRKSCVLSFPSPESLWFKASRIYMLILGFAIPVSTICILYTMMLYKLRNMRLNSNAKALDKAKKKVTIMVFIVLAVCLFCWTPFHLSTIVALTTDLRTTPLLIGISYFITSLSYANSCLNPFLYAFLDDSFRKAFKKMLECRPA